From the genome of Adhaeribacter pallidiroseus:
AGAACCAGCCAGAATATAGCCGCCATCGCGGGTAGGACAAATGGATTTCAGGTGATCGTTGCCGGTTCCGCCGTAGCTTTTATCCCAGACTTTATCGCCGGAGGCATTTATTTTTACCAACCAGTAATCATACTGACTCGAAGCGGTAAAGCTCCGGTCGCCGCTCACCGGCGAGTTAGTAGCGCCCCCCAAGATAAAGCCGCCATCGGAAGTTTGTTGGGCCGTTTGCAAATAGTCGTTGCTGCTTCCTCCAAAAGTTTTATCCCAATTTCTGTTACCGGTCGCGTCGGTTTTTACGACCCAATAGTCCTGAGCACCTTTGCTGTTATTGCTTTTGGTACCGCTATCGTTCGAGTTGGAGGTGCCCCCTAATAAGTACCCGCCTCCTTTAATGGGAATAGTAGTAAGCAAAGCATCGGATTGGCTGCCGCCAAAAGACTTGTCCCAGATTTTACGGTAACTGTCTTGGGTGAACCCTTTATGGCCGGAAAAAAAACAAAGCAGTAGCGGTAAAATTACTTGCGTAAATTTTCGGATCATAGAAGAAGAAATTAGATAGATTAATGGTCAAGTTTAGATAGTGGTTAATGCGTTCAGAAATAGATTATAGGTATTGATAAACAAAGCCATAAGTGATGTTTAAACGCAAGGCAATTTGGGCGAAGTGATAATAAAAGGACTCACTTGCATTTAACTTAGGTTAAAATATTTAAAATTTTTTAAAATAGAGGATTAAATCGGCTGTGTAAAGCTGAATTATTTAATCTACCGCCATAAGCTAATTTGCCTCTTATAAAATAAATTATATATTATTGGCAGGAACCTATGGTTGTAGTTTTAAAAGTAAGTTCTTGCAAAATAATAAATTTTATAATTGTTTATAAAAAAATGAAGCTAGATTTGGATATATACTGGTCCATTTTTAGTACAAAGAAAAGTATAATTATAATATATACAAGTGTTTTTAAAGTTAATTAATGGTTAAAATTTAAAATTATTTGAAAAATTATATTTAAAAAGGTTGCATACTTGTTGAAATTATTATAGGTATAACTTACTTGTTGAAAAGAATATTTACTCTAAATTTGTATAAAATAAAGGCTTTTAACCCGATATACTTGCTGGAAAAACTGAGCAGTAAGTAAACTTTCTTGGTTATTTAAGGCGCTGCTTTCTCTAAATAAAACCATACCCCGTCAAATACAGAAGTTTATAGCGGTAGTGTAATCCTGAGGCAGAAGTATAAAGTTTTTTTTTATTAAAACTTCTTATTCCAACAGCAGCAATAGCGGCCAAACCATAGCCCTGGCCAGTCCCACTTAGTAATTTTAAATTTTATCAAACCGTATACTTTGGGTGGTTCTAGCTACTATTATCCATCAGCTAATTTGTTATGACTTACTGGACAAGCCGTTGCATTCTGCAAGCAGATTGCTTAACTTACAAACTGCGGCTGGGCAACCGGAATAACCTTTCATTTTATTAATTATATATGAGCAATGAGGCTTGGTAAACGCTTACTGATTCCCGGGTTGGCGTTATTGGTGGGCTGGTTTACATGGCACAGCACCCAAACAGAAGAACGAGTAGATTTTAACGCGGAAATACGGTCCATTTTTAACACCAAATGCATTTCGTGCCACGGCGGGGTAAAAGAAAGCGCTGGTTTTAGCTTGTTTTCCCGGGCCGATGCGCTCCGAAAAACCAAATCGGGTAAACCCGCCATTATACCGGGCAATGCCGATGCCAGTGAGTTGCTAAAACGCTTATTATCCCATGACGAAGAGGAGCGTATGCCGTACCACGCCGCGCCCTTGAGTTCGCCGGAAATTGTAAAAATTAAAAAATGGGTCAATCAAGGAGCTTCTTGGGCCGATCATTGGGCCTATATTAAACCCCGGAAACCTAATTTGCCGGCGGCTACTAATTGGTCCAACCATCCGGTAGATCGTTTTATTCAAGCCCGCTGGCAAGCTGATACGTTGCAACCCGCCGCGCCCGCGGATAAACCAACGTTGTTACGCCGTTTAAGTCTGGATTTAATTGGTTTGCCACCCACTTTGCCGGAAATGCAGGCTTTTCTGGCGGATAAATCTCCGCGGGCTTACGAAAAACAGGTAGATCGTTTGCTGGCTTCGCCGCATTTTGGGGAGCGCTGGGCGGCCATGTGGCTCGACCTGGCCCGTTACTCCGACACCAAAGGGTACGAGAAAGACGAATATCGCCAAATCTGGCGGTACCGCGATTACGTGATTCGATCTTTTAACCAAGATAAACCTTTTAGTCAGTTCACTACCGAACAATTGGCCGGCGACTTATTGCCCAACCCCACGGAGGAGCAAATAATTGCTACGGCTTACCACCGCAATACCGCCAACAACGACGAAGGCGGCACCGACGACGAAGAGTTTCGCACGACCGCTATTCTGGACCGGGTGAGTAATACCTGGGAAGTGTGGCAAGGCACAACTATGGGTTGCGTACAGTGCCACAGCCATCCGTATGACCCTATCCGGCACCGGGAATTTTACGAATCCATGGCTTTTTTTAATAATACCCGCGACGAAGACGTGCCCGGTGAATACCCTAATTTAAATAAGTATACTCCCACCGAAGAATCGCAGATAGCCGACCTAAAAGCCTGGCTGCAGCAGCAATTGCCCGTTCCGGAGGCAACTGCCGGAGAAAAACAGTTAGATAACCTGCTCCGGTTTACGGAGCCCAAAATTCATCCGCATTCGTTTAGCCAGCTCACCAACGCCGCTCTCGCCGACGGAAAATACCTGGGCGGCGGCCACCTGGGTTTTGCGCGCTTGCAAAAAGTTGATTTAACCGATAAAGCTAATTTGCTGTTGAGTGTCCGTTCGAGTCAAAATCAAGGTACTTTAGAAATCCGGCAAGATAAGCTGGACGGCGATTTGCTGGGGATTTACCAAAATACCAAAACGGGTAGGGGAGGCATTAATATCCGGAAGCTGGTAAAACTTAAACCTACTAGGGGAGTGCATGATTTGTATTTTGTTTTTAAAAATGCCACGCAAGCAAACCCTCAGGATTACGTGTGCCAACTGGAATGGGTATTATTTTCAGAGGCCTTGCCCGGCAGTAATCAGCCGGGTTACCCGGAAACGGAACAAACCATTCTGGCTTTGTTAAATACGCCTACCGAGCAAATTCCCGTGATGTGCGAAAACCCAGAAGGGCTGCGCCGCAAAAATAATGTATTTGTACGGGGAAACTGGTTAACCAAAGGTCCTGAAGTACAACCTACTACCCCCCGGTTTTTACCAAATTTTAAAAATTACCCTAAAAACCGTTTAGGATTGGCACAATGGCTAGTAAGCCAGAATAATCCGCTCACCGCCCGGGTAACCGTGAACCGCTTCTGGGAACAATTATTTGGCGTAGGTTTGGTAGAAAGCCTGGAGGATTTTGGTTCGCAAGGCAGTAAACCTTCGCATCCCGAGTTACTCGACTGGTTGGCGTTAAACTTTCAGCAGAAGCAAAATTGGCAGGTGAAAAAATTGCTGCGGCTGTTGGTGCTTTCTAAAACGTATCAGCAGAGTTCGCGGGTTACGCCGGAGTTATTGTTTAAAGATCCGGCCAACCGGTTGCTGGCCCGCGGACCGCGCGTGCGGCTCACGGCTGAACAAATCCGGGACCAAGCCTTAACCACCGCCGGTTTGCTGAGCCGGAAAATGTACGGGCAAAGCGTAATGCCGCCCCAACCCAAAGGCGTGTGGCAAGTGGTTTACAGCGGCCTGCAATGGAATACCAGCAGCGGCGAAGATGCTTATCGCCGGGCCTTGTACACGTTTTGGCGGCGTTCCAGCCCGTATCCTTCGTTGTTGACTTTTGATGCGGCTGGTCGGGAAGTATGCGTATCGCGACGCATCCGGACCAATACGCCTTTACAAGCCTTAGTAACGTTAAACGATACAGTTTACTTAACCGCCGCTAAGGGATTAGCGCAACACATGCAACAAGCCAGTAAACAACCCGAAGCGCAGATTAAAGCCGGCTATTACCGTGCTTTGTTTAAATACCCCAATGCGCAAACCTTACAAGTGTTAACCCGGCTTTATCGGCAAACAGAGCAACACTACGCAAAACAACCCCAGGAATTAATTAAATTCTTGCCGGAGCCGGCAAAAAATTTAAAAAATTCACCACAATTCGCAGCCTTAACTATCGTCGGTAACGCCATCCTGAACCTGGATGAATTTATTACTAAAGAGTAAAGTTGAAAAAAACTTCTGTTTGGCTGGTTACCGAATAAAAAGTAAAATAAAAGAAACACAGAAAAGAAAAAATTTAAAAAACAGAAATAACCCTTAAATCAGCCAAATAGTTCGGGTTGTAAATGCTTCAACAAGTTATGGTAATTTATGATTTATGCTGAAGCAATAATTTTGAACATCTTATTTATAGAACAACAAATAGCTCATTACGAACAACTATTTAGAGTGCTTTAAAATATAATTGTATGAATCTTTTTGAAGAAGCGTTTTTTCGGCAGAATGAATATTTTACCCGGCGGCATTTTTTACAACAATGTACTACGGGTTTAGGCGCTATGGCTTTATCGTCGCTTATTGGCTGCTCTAACCATAATTCTTTAGCTACGCCGGAAGCCACGGGTGGTATTTTGCGCGATTTAACCAAACCTTTTGCCCCCTTAGCGCCGCATTTTGCTCCGAAAGCTAAATCAGTAATTTTTCTGCACATGGCCGGGGCCCCCTCCCAACTAGAGCTATTCGACTATAAACCTACCCTGCACCAGTTAGATGGCCAGGATTGCCCACCTTCCTTACTCGCGGGTAAAAAATTTGCTTTTATTAAAGGCGTACCGAAGATGCTCGGTCCGCAGGCTCAGTTTCAGCAACATGGCCAGTCTGGTGCCTGGGTATCAGAGCACTTACCGCATTTTTCGAAAATGGTAGATGAGGTTTCTTTCCTGAAAGCCATGCACACCGATCAGTTTAACCATGCGCCGGCGCAATTACTCATGCAAACCGGTAATGCCCGCCTGGGCCGC
Proteins encoded in this window:
- a CDS encoding DUF1553 domain-containing protein, with the translated sequence MRLGKRLLIPGLALLVGWFTWHSTQTEERVDFNAEIRSIFNTKCISCHGGVKESAGFSLFSRADALRKTKSGKPAIIPGNADASELLKRLLSHDEEERMPYHAAPLSSPEIVKIKKWVNQGASWADHWAYIKPRKPNLPAATNWSNHPVDRFIQARWQADTLQPAAPADKPTLLRRLSLDLIGLPPTLPEMQAFLADKSPRAYEKQVDRLLASPHFGERWAAMWLDLARYSDTKGYEKDEYRQIWRYRDYVIRSFNQDKPFSQFTTEQLAGDLLPNPTEEQIIATAYHRNTANNDEGGTDDEEFRTTAILDRVSNTWEVWQGTTMGCVQCHSHPYDPIRHREFYESMAFFNNTRDEDVPGEYPNLNKYTPTEESQIADLKAWLQQQLPVPEATAGEKQLDNLLRFTEPKIHPHSFSQLTNAALADGKYLGGGHLGFARLQKVDLTDKANLLLSVRSSQNQGTLEIRQDKLDGDLLGIYQNTKTGRGGINIRKLVKLKPTRGVHDLYFVFKNATQANPQDYVCQLEWVLFSEALPGSNQPGYPETEQTILALLNTPTEQIPVMCENPEGLRRKNNVFVRGNWLTKGPEVQPTTPRFLPNFKNYPKNRLGLAQWLVSQNNPLTARVTVNRFWEQLFGVGLVESLEDFGSQGSKPSHPELLDWLALNFQQKQNWQVKKLLRLLVLSKTYQQSSRVTPELLFKDPANRLLARGPRVRLTAEQIRDQALTTAGLLSRKMYGQSVMPPQPKGVWQVVYSGLQWNTSSGEDAYRRALYTFWRRSSPYPSLLTFDAAGREVCVSRRIRTNTPLQALVTLNDTVYLTAAKGLAQHMQQASKQPEAQIKAGYYRALFKYPNAQTLQVLTRLYRQTEQHYAKQPQELIKFLPEPAKNLKNSPQFAALTIVGNAILNLDEFITKE